The Bacteroidales bacterium genome contains the following window.
TAATCCGCCGACTTAATAGGGCAAAAATTGCTAAACAAAAAGTTGAAATTTTTAAACCTGCAATTGATACGCGTTATGATGATGAAGATGTTGTTTCGCATAACGAAAATAGTATTCAAAGTTCGCCGGTTGAAAGTGCCGAACAAATATTATTATTAGCTAATGATGTTTCTGTTGTTGGGATTGATGAGGCACAATTTTTTGATAATCAGCTTGTTTCTGTTTGCAACCAATTAGCCGATAGAGGAATTCGTGTAATAGTTGCCGGTTTAGATATGGATTTTAAAGGCGTTCCATTTGGTCCAATTCCACACCTTCTTGCTACTGCCGAATACGTAACAAAAGTTCATGCTATTTGTATGCGCTGCGGTAATCTTGCTCAGTATTCACATCGGACTATTAAAGGTGATGATTTGGTTGTTTTGGGTGAAACCGAAAGCTACGAGCCTCTTTGTCGCTCTTGCTATAATAAAATAAAAGCCGTCGAATAATCTTTCGACTAAACACCATTATTTTTTCGAACTTTTTTATTTATTTTTCGAACTTTTTTTTAGAAACTTCTAAAATATAGTTAAAAAATTTTGTCCTTAGTTAAAAAAGCCGCAAATTCGCCGCCATAAATTCAATGGAAATTATGTCTAAAATAAATGCTGCTTTAACTGGAATTCACGCTTACGTTCCCGACTATATTTTAACAAATGAAGAACTTTCCACCATGGTGGATACCAACGACGAATGGATACAATCTCGTACAGGAATAAAAGAAAGACACATTTTAAAAGGCGAAGGAAAAGGAACTTCAATATTGGGTACTGAAGCCGTACTCGGTCTTTTAAAGAAAACAAATACTAAGGCAGAAGAAGTAGATCTTATTATTTGCGCCACTGTAACACCGGATATGTTATTTCCTGCCACCAGTAATATTATAGCCTATAACACAGGCTGTATTAACGCTTTTGCTTTTGACAGTAATGCAGCATGTTCCGGCTTTTTGTTTGCTCTTCAAACAGCTCGTATGTATGTTGAATCCGGACAATATAAAAAAGTTATAGTAGTTGGAGCCGATAAAATGTCGTCGATAGTTGATTATACCGATCGTAAAAACTGTATTTTATTTGGTGATGCCGGTGGTGCTGTTATGTTAGAGCCAACAACAGAGGATATTGGAATTATTGATGCCGACTTGCATACCGATGGTTCGGGTAAAGATTTTTTATATCAAAAAGCCGGTGGCTCTGCTTATCCTCCAACACAAGAAACAGTTGCTAATCGCGAACATTTTATTTTTCAAGAAGGACAATCGGTATTCAAATTTGCCGTTTCGCGTATGGCGGATGTATCTGCTGATATGATGAATAAACATAATATTAAACCCGAGGAATTAGCTTGGTTAGTTCCTCATCAGGCCAATTTACGTATTATTGATGCTACTGCTCGCCGGATGGGAATTAGAAAAGAGCAGGTAATGATAAATATTCAGAAATACGGAAATACTACCGATGCCACTATTCCATTATGTTTACACGACTGGGAAAGCCAATTAAAAAAGGGAGATAATATTATCCTTTCTGCTTTTGGTGGCGGCTTCACCTGGGGAGCTATTTATATAAAATGGGCATACGACGGTGATAAAGTAAAAAAGATATCGTAAACCTTGCTTAAAACTGTAAATATTATCTAAATCCTATTCAACTTATAAAATACAAGTCTGCATTTTTCTGAATGTGGACTTCTTTGCATTGCGGACTTCTGTTTAGAATAGCACAATACCCTACTTATAAAAAAAGAGACCGGCTAAAATAGCCAGTCTCTTTTGAAATTTAATAAATTAAGAACTATTATCTCTTAACTTTTGGTAGTTCAACCACTTGAGTAACTCTTTTCTTTCCGCTAAGTACAACATCAGCAGTAAAATAAGGAGTTGGAAGATAAGCAGGAGAATAGGTTGCACCTAATCCTTTTTCATCACCAGGATAATAAATATCATAAATAATGATCATAGTTGGACTATCACCACAATTTGTCCATTTACCACTTCCTTCAATTTCATACTGATAATTATCACCATCCCAAACGGTAGTAAATATATACTGTCTAGGAATAGTTAATAAACCATTACCGGCGATATTTACTTTAGCAGTACCATCGGCTACAATGGGTTCTCCCCACCAGTTTGCCATAAAGTCAAAGGCTAAACCATAAACATCAAGGCTTACACCATCATCATTTAATGTAGCGGTAAATCCAGTTCCGTACCAAGCATCAGTACCTGTCCAAGTACCTACTAAGTCAGCAGCACCATTTTCAAGAGGACAAAACTCAATACGTTTTAGGTTATAATTAATTTGAGTACCGGCAGGATTTGGACTATTATGTGTTCCTGCATCCATATTCAATACTAATTTTAGAGTTTCACCAACAGGCATATTAGCTGCTATTGTACTAAATGTAACCGAACCTGAGGTTTTCCCTGCAGGAATAGTAATACTATTAGCCGACATAGTATACATACTAGCGTCTATTGTATTAGAAGCATCTACAGTCAAATCAACAGTAATATCTGCATTTTGTGGCGCTCCCATTAAAGCAACAGCTATAGTGGTCTCGATTTCAATTAAATCACCATCTACTGTAACACCGGTTTCCATTGTCTGAGACGCATTTACAAATTGCAAATAATAGGTTGCGTTAGCATCAGGAGCACTAGGGTTAGACTCAAAGAATGTTTCTTTGTCGCATGACGTAAGTAAAACGCCTGTGGCAATAAAAACAAACAACAATTTAAATATATTTTTCATAATTTTCTTGTTTTAATGATTAACAATTTATTGGTCCCACCATAATTTATCACTAATAATTACTGAAGGAACATTTGCTCCATTATAAGTAATTTCGTCTTGAGCATATGGGAAGCGGGTAGGAATATTTGGAAGCACACCAACAGGATTAGGAGTAAGAACAGGCAATCCGGTTCTTCTATAATCTGCATAAGGTTGATTAGTACCAAATGTAGCTATATACTTTTGAGTCATAATCATATCAAGAGTTACCGGAACGCCTAAAATATTTCCCGCTAACCAAGCCGCATTAGCTTCACCTGTAACTTTAAGTACAGAAGCTGATACGGCAGCTTCATAAGCATCTTGAGCAGCAGCAGTATTTCCTAACATAAGATTAGCTTCAGCTTCAATAAATTTAAGCTCAGCATAAGACATTAAAACAGATGGAGCATCTAAAGCAGCAATATAAGATCCTGGCCAAGAGCAATTCTCAACTTCCGAACCAATTACACTACCTACATAATCACCTTCATATTCAGCAACGAAGAAAGGTAAACGTGGATCATCATCAGCTTTTAACATATCAACAAATGTAGCACCCATACGGATGTCCGTACGTTCGTCCATAAATTGCCAAATAGGATTTTTATTATCTGCATTCCAAGGCACTTCATAATCATCATCATTTGAAGTAAATCCATTAGCAGCAGCTTCAAGAGCAGCGGTATAAGCAGCATTTCCATTTACAGCTGACAATTGTAAAGCATGACGAGCTTTAATTGAATAAGCAGCTTTTTTCCATTTGTCAACATCACCACCATAAATTACATCTCCGGAAACAGCAATAGCATTAGTTGCTGAACTAAGATTTGCAATAGCTTGGTCGAGTGTTGAGTTAATAGTAGCATAAATAGTTTCTTGAGAATCAAAAGCTGGAGTTAGTATATTTTCATCACCACTAAAGCCTTCACTAAAAGGCATATCTCCAAAAACATCGGTTGCAATACCTAAAGTTGTTGCGGTAATTACTTGAGCAACACCGGCAAAATGAGGAGAAGCAGCATCTCCATCTGTACCCTCTGCTTTAGCAATAAGCACTTTTGAATTCATAAATATTTCAGTATACATTGAATTCCAAAGATTATTAACTCCGGAAGGCAGTAATGTATATTTTGCCTGAGTGTAAGATTGACGTACAACACCATCGAAATGCTGTGTCCACATATTGGTAACACGAACAATATCATTACCTGTCATATTATAGCCCATGGCTTGTTCTATAGCTGGCAACATCAATTTCATTGGCACATCTGCAGGAGCATCAGGATCAATGTTAATCTCTGTGTCGATCCACTTATCACAAGAGGATAGAACTAGGACAAAAACAAAAGCTAATCCTACTCCTTTAAAAATATTATATATGTATTTTTTCATAATGTATTAATTTTTTAAGGTTAATTAAAAGGTTACTCTTAAACCAAACATATAAGTTTTTGCACCTGGGTTATTGAAGTAATCCATACCTTGACCATTACTTGCACCCTGAAGGTTAGTTTCAGGATCTATGCCAGCATAAGGGGTAAAGAGTAACAAATTCTTACCTGTAAAGTAGAGTTGAGCCTTTTTAATAAATATATTCTTAACAGGAAGATTATAACTTAAAGTAATATCTCTTAATCTTAACCAGTCAGCTTCTTGCATAGCAGCAATAGATGGACCTCCACCAAAATTACTACCATTTCCTGTAAACCATTTTTGGTCTAAAACAACAGGAGTAACGTTAGTAGTACCTGATCCAACAGGATTACCATCTTCATCTAAATGACCATAAACACCATCAAAAACTACAATATTTTCAGCAGGAGTTAAATCAAAATCTATAGTTCCTTCGGGAGTATAATATACTTCACGATTTTCTGTTGCAGCACTTACTCCAAAATAATTCATTGCAAATCCTGTACCATTGTATAGCATACCACCTTTTTTGATATCCCACATAAAACTTAAACTAACATCTTTATAAGTAAATGTATTAGTAATGTTAGCAGTCCAATCAGGAAGAGTGTTTCCAATAGGTACCATAGAACGAGTGTCTGTCCAAGGATATCCATCGCGGAAATTATCCGTTGGATCGTCATTAATCAGGATATTTCCATTAGCATCTCTATACCAATCGTTTCCAAAAATACTTCCATAAGAAGAACCGGCAACTGCACGTACTTGAGGTACGGTGAAACCACCTAAGAAAAGGTTATCAACGCCTTCAGCCAATTCAATAACTGTATTAGTCATTTTTGTAAAGTTTGCTATTACATCCCATTTGAAACTTCCTGTTTTAGCAACAGTAGCATCCAGGCTAAGTTCAATACCTTTAGATTCCATAGTAGCAGCATTCATAAACATAGATGTAAATCCTGTTGAAGCAGCAATTGGAACACTCATTAAAAGATCTTTATTTAAGTTGTCAAAATATGAAACATCTATTCCTATTCTATTATTGAATAAACGAGCATCCATACCAACTTCCCAAGAATCCATAGTTTCATGTTTTAGATCTGGATTACCTAATCCTGAGCCAAGAGCAAAACCAGCATTACCCATATAAGGGAAACCAACACCACCGGTCCATCCATCACCTGTTCCTGCAGAATAGAAATAATTAGATGTATTATAAGCACCTGCAATATTTGCTGTACGAGCTGCAGAAGCTCTTAATTTACCATAGGATAGAATATCGTTTCCTTTAAGTGCTTCAAGTTCTGTAAAAACAAAACCTAAACTTACAGAAGGATAAAAAGCAGATAAATTATCTTCAGGCATAGTTGTTGACCAATCGTTACGTCCTGTAATACCTAAATAAATCATATTCATATAAGCTATATGTACATCTGCAAAAACAGCCATAGTACGATAATTAGACATACCTGCACTAGTGGTATTTGTTGAAGTATTAGATAATTGATAGAATTCAGGAATTTCTAATCCATCAGCATCACCAAATAAATAACGGCTATATGAAGAATAGAAGTTATTTCCAAGGGTTACTTTTATATTTAAATTCTCATTAATATCCTTTTGGAAATTCAATAAAAGGTCAGAGTTAAATATTCCAGAATAATTCATGTATTCTCCTAAATAACCAGAAGGAGCTCCTCTTGAATAAATATCAAAGCGATCAATGTATCTTCTATTGTACCAGTCAACACCAGCAGTATATGATAAACTAAACATATCGTTAAA
Protein-coding sequences here:
- a CDS encoding ketoacyl-ACP synthase III, translating into MSKINAALTGIHAYVPDYILTNEELSTMVDTNDEWIQSRTGIKERHILKGEGKGTSILGTEAVLGLLKKTNTKAEEVDLIICATVTPDMLFPATSNIIAYNTGCINAFAFDSNAACSGFLFALQTARMYVESGQYKKVIVVGADKMSSIVDYTDRKNCILFGDAGGAVMLEPTTEDIGIIDADLHTDGSGKDFLYQKAGGSAYPPTQETVANREHFIFQEGQSVFKFAVSRMADVSADMMNKHNIKPEELAWLVPHQANLRIIDATARRMGIRKEQVMINIQKYGNTTDATIPLCLHDWESQLKKGDNIILSAFGGGFTWGAIYIKWAYDGDKVKKIS
- a CDS encoding DUF1735 domain-containing protein; the encoded protein is MKNIFKLLFVFIATGVLLTSCDKETFFESNPSAPDANATYYLQFVNASQTMETGVTVDGDLIEIETTIAVALMGAPQNADITVDLTVDASNTIDASMYTMSANSITIPAGKTSGSVTFSTIAANMPVGETLKLVLNMDAGTHNSPNPAGTQINYNLKRIEFCPLENGAADLVGTWTGTDAWYGTGFTATLNDDGVSLDVYGLAFDFMANWWGEPIVADGTAKVNIAGNGLLTIPRQYIFTTVWDGDNYQYEIEGSGKWTNCGDSPTMIIIYDIYYPGDEKGLGATYSPAYLPTPYFTADVVLSGKKRVTQVVELPKVKR
- a CDS encoding SusD/RagB family nutrient-binding outer membrane lipoprotein — its product is MKKYIYNIFKGVGLAFVFVLVLSSCDKWIDTEINIDPDAPADVPMKLMLPAIEQAMGYNMTGNDIVRVTNMWTQHFDGVVRQSYTQAKYTLLPSGVNNLWNSMYTEIFMNSKVLIAKAEGTDGDAASPHFAGVAQVITATTLGIATDVFGDMPFSEGFSGDENILTPAFDSQETIYATINSTLDQAIANLSSATNAIAVSGDVIYGGDVDKWKKAAYSIKARHALQLSAVNGNAAYTAALEAAANGFTSNDDDYEVPWNADNKNPIWQFMDERTDIRMGATFVDMLKADDDPRLPFFVAEYEGDYVGSVIGSEVENCSWPGSYIAALDAPSVLMSYAELKFIEAEANLMLGNTAAAQDAYEAAVSASVLKVTGEANAAWLAGNILGVPVTLDMIMTQKYIATFGTNQPYADYRRTGLPVLTPNPVGVLPNIPTRFPYAQDEITYNGANVPSVIISDKLWWDQ
- a CDS encoding thymidine kinase, with protein sequence MFLEITDNHQPRKGWVEVICGSMFSGKTEELIRRLNRAKIAKQKVEIFKPAIDTRYDDEDVVSHNENSIQSSPVESAEQILLLANDVSVVGIDEAQFFDNQLVSVCNQLADRGIRVIVAGLDMDFKGVPFGPIPHLLATAEYVTKVHAICMRCGNLAQYSHRTIKGDDLVVLGETESYEPLCRSCYNKIKAVE
- a CDS encoding SusC/RagA family TonB-linked outer membrane protein codes for the protein MRKLTIWLMGLFFITSLNLANAQTSVSGTVTSADDGSTLPGVSVVIEGTSLGTTTDMDGKFVLSVPDGTTALIFSFVGMEKQTVPFTGQSIINVVLQPSALALDEVVVTAIGISREKKELGYNVQTVNADVIASKPNADVVNSLAGRTSGVQITSSAGDAGASTRIVIRGAASITGNNEPLFVVNGMPIMSGGGAGGVDGVTTSSRSIDLNPEDIESITVLKGGAATALYGVRAANGALVITTKSGRKLDARKIEFNTSVGFDVVSQLPERQTTYSQGSQGNWIGGYSQSWGAPIADLEYDGDTDYKWDPYGRLVPKGTGNGMPAQYYDPFEFFQTGISTNNSLSVSNGNEKGSYYFSLSNLEQDGIIPNNHFGRTTLRLNATTKLHEKVTLGTDFAYTNSVAHQIQKGSNVSGIMLGLLRTATTFDNSAGYQFPDGTQRNYRNGGGYDNPYWTANNIAFDENINRFTGNGSLNVRFNDMFSLSYTAGVDWYNRRYIDRFDIYSRGAPSGYLGEYMNYSGIFNSDLLLNFQKDINENLNIKVTLGNNFYSSYSRYLFGDADGLEIPEFYQLSNTSTNTTSAGMSNYRTMAVFADVHIAYMNMIYLGITGRNDWSTTMPEDNLSAFYPSVSLGFVFTELEALKGNDILSYGKLRASAARTANIAGAYNTSNYFYSAGTGDGWTGGVGFPYMGNAGFALGSGLGNPDLKHETMDSWEVGMDARLFNNRIGIDVSYFDNLNKDLLMSVPIAASTGFTSMFMNAATMESKGIELSLDATVAKTGSFKWDVIANFTKMTNTVIELAEGVDNLFLGGFTVPQVRAVAGSSYGSIFGNDWYRDANGNILINDDPTDNFRDGYPWTDTRSMVPIGNTLPDWTANITNTFTYKDVSLSFMWDIKKGGMLYNGTGFAMNYFGVSAATENREVYYTPEGTIDFDLTPAENIVVFDGVYGHLDEDGNPVGSGTTNVTPVVLDQKWFTGNGSNFGGGPSIAAMQEADWLRLRDITLSYNLPVKNIFIKKAQLYFTGKNLLLFTPYAGIDPETNLQGASNGQGMDYFNNPGAKTYMFGLRVTF